From a single Nostoc sp. MS1 genomic region:
- a CDS encoding glycosyltransferase family 4 protein produces the protein MPAQIYHLIAFLVAAVVVLWTTPDVRNIGIKSGRLDRPGDRKIHDRPMVRLGGVSIFAGTILSLMVVWWLGGFNNLSPEKEWQIWGVVLGGLGFFLIGLADDLLNLSPLGRLIIQVIVAAGAWKAGVSIDFVTVPLMGIVDLNWLSLPITVIWLVGMVNAINWIDGLDGLASGVSGIAAVVMLLVSLFMHQPAAALIAAALAGAALGFLRYNFNPAQIFMGDGGSYFMGFTLAAVGVIGLVKIPAFTAVILPYLILAVPIVDMSAVILSRIRRGKLPWVADKRHLHHRLLQAGLSHRWTVLLIYTLTLWVGSLALVLAGVPSSIAYACGSTSLLTYVIWRAWKVSQQK, from the coding sequence ATGCCTGCTCAGATTTATCATCTGATTGCCTTTTTGGTAGCGGCGGTAGTCGTTCTCTGGACTACGCCTGATGTGAGGAATATTGGTATAAAAAGTGGACGTTTAGATAGACCAGGCGATCGCAAAATTCACGACCGTCCAATGGTACGTCTGGGGGGGGTTTCTATCTTTGCGGGTACGATACTTTCCCTCATGGTCGTTTGGTGGTTGGGTGGATTTAATAACCTCTCCCCAGAAAAAGAATGGCAAATTTGGGGCGTTGTTTTAGGTGGTCTGGGCTTTTTCCTGATTGGTTTAGCTGATGATTTATTAAACCTGTCTCCTTTGGGGCGTTTAATTATACAAGTTATTGTGGCGGCTGGTGCTTGGAAAGCAGGTGTCAGCATAGATTTTGTGACTGTTCCCTTGATGGGGATAGTTGACCTCAACTGGCTGAGTTTGCCCATCACAGTTATATGGTTAGTGGGGATGGTAAACGCTATCAACTGGATTGATGGTTTAGATGGGTTAGCATCTGGGGTTTCGGGAATTGCAGCTGTGGTGATGCTGCTTGTGTCCTTGTTTATGCACCAACCAGCAGCAGCTTTAATTGCAGCCGCCTTAGCTGGTGCGGCTTTGGGATTTCTCCGCTACAATTTCAACCCCGCACAAATCTTTATGGGTGATGGCGGGTCTTATTTTATGGGCTTCACCTTGGCGGCTGTGGGTGTTATTGGTTTGGTAAAAATCCCGGCGTTTACGGCTGTAATTTTGCCTTATTTAATTTTGGCAGTTCCCATTGTTGATATGTCGGCGGTAATTCTGTCTCGTATCCGCCGTGGTAAGTTGCCTTGGGTGGCTGATAAACGCCATCTCCACCATCGATTATTACAAGCTGGTTTATCCCATCGCTGGACTGTATTATTGATTTATACTTTGACTTTGTGGGTAGGTAGTCTAGCGTTAGTTTTAGCTGGCGTACCTAGTAGCATTGCTTATGCTTGTGGTTCCACATCGCTGTTAACTTATGTGATTTGGAGAGCGTGGAAAGTTTCTCAGCAAAAGTAA